In Meiothermus ruber DSM 1279, the following proteins share a genomic window:
- a CDS encoding amidase family protein — MPRGVRVCAALVWLAAGLVVWWVMSQAAEKRLNPNKRDWESFVARQVAEQTAPSSYPLQRKLDFTPFEGALDRLEAGTLERLQTLTQRATIAELQALMQAGQLTSEELTLFYLWRIRRYNDQLRAYLELNPEALEEARARDQERQQGQVRGLLHGIPIALKDNISTRGPLHTTAGAAVLAQHIADQDAFIVQKLRAAGVVILGKNNLSEWANFMTSQSVNGYSTLGGHTRNPYGPFDVGGSSSGTAVAVAANLAVAGIGTETSGSLVYPAAQNSLFTLKPTLGLVSRDRIIPITAAQDTAGPMTKKASDLAVLMSVLTGYDPGDPQTQVAQGFTFPAVPPSPPAALRVGWVQHIQRRGDQEALEQVAQALQSLGAEVVPVPFPEGSIEMMPVLHAGMRRDLAHYLKTTGAAIRGLQDVIEYNRQHPEAMRYGQDLLEASLNHPLSDAEYEALVQKNRQQGRERLLELMQAHRVDVLLAISNSLSLLTSTSGFPVVNFPAGYRESGEPVGASLVGRPLQDPLLIGLAQAAAERLGIHRPPILQ; from the coding sequence ATGCCCAGAGGGGTTCGAGTGTGTGCGGCCCTGGTTTGGCTGGCTGCAGGGCTGGTAGTGTGGTGGGTGATGAGCCAGGCTGCCGAAAAACGTCTGAACCCCAACAAGCGCGACTGGGAGAGCTTTGTGGCCCGCCAGGTGGCCGAGCAGACCGCCCCTTCTAGCTACCCGTTGCAGCGCAAGCTGGACTTTACCCCCTTTGAAGGAGCTTTGGATCGGCTCGAGGCGGGAACCCTCGAGCGCCTGCAAACCCTTACCCAGCGGGCCACCATCGCCGAGCTACAGGCCCTGATGCAGGCCGGGCAGCTCACTTCCGAAGAGCTGACGCTTTTCTATCTGTGGCGCATCCGCCGCTACAACGACCAGCTCCGCGCCTATCTGGAGCTGAACCCCGAGGCGCTCGAGGAGGCTCGAGCCCGCGACCAGGAACGCCAGCAAGGGCAGGTGCGCGGCTTGCTGCACGGCATCCCCATCGCTCTGAAGGACAACATCTCTACCCGAGGCCCCTTGCACACCACCGCCGGGGCCGCGGTGCTGGCCCAGCACATCGCCGACCAGGACGCATTTATTGTGCAGAAGCTGCGGGCCGCCGGGGTAGTTATTCTGGGCAAGAACAACCTCTCGGAGTGGGCCAATTTCATGACCAGTCAGTCGGTCAACGGCTACAGCACGCTGGGCGGCCATACCCGCAACCCCTACGGGCCGTTTGATGTGGGCGGAAGCAGCAGTGGGACAGCGGTGGCCGTGGCGGCCAACCTGGCCGTGGCCGGCATTGGCACCGAGACCTCGGGCTCGCTCGTCTACCCCGCCGCCCAGAACAGCCTTTTCACCCTCAAGCCCACCCTGGGCCTGGTCAGCCGCGACCGCATCATCCCCATCACCGCCGCCCAGGACACCGCCGGCCCCATGACCAAAAAGGCCTCCGACCTGGCGGTCTTGATGTCGGTGCTCACCGGGTACGACCCCGGCGACCCCCAGACTCAGGTCGCCCAGGGTTTCACCTTTCCCGCCGTACCCCCCTCCCCGCCGGCCGCGCTGCGGGTGGGCTGGGTGCAGCACATCCAGCGCAGGGGCGACCAGGAAGCCCTGGAGCAGGTCGCACAGGCCCTGCAAAGCCTGGGGGCCGAGGTGGTGCCGGTGCCCTTCCCTGAGGGTTCCATCGAGATGATGCCGGTGCTGCACGCCGGTATGCGGCGCGACCTGGCCCACTACCTAAAGACCACCGGGGCTGCAATTAGGGGCTTGCAGGACGTGATCGAGTACAACCGCCAGCACCCCGAGGCCATGCGCTACGGGCAGGACTTGCTCGAGGCCTCCCTCAACCACCCCCTATCCGACGCCGAGTACGAGGCCCTGGTGCAAAAAAATCGCCAACAGGGCCGCGAGAGGCTGCTCGAGCTGATGCAGGCCCACCGGGTGGATGTGCTGCTAGCCATCAGCAACAGCCTGAGCCTGCTCACCTCCACCTCGGGCTTTCCGGTGGTGAATTTTCCGGCGGGTTACCGTGAAAGCGGCGAGCCGGTGGGGGCCTCGCTGGTGGGGCGGCCCCTGCAAGACCCCCTGCTGATCGGGCTGGCCCAGGCGGCTGCAGAACGGCTGGGCATCCACCGGCCCCCCATCCTTCAGTAA
- the trpD gene encoding anthranilate phosphoribosyltransferase, producing MDELKKALLAEPLSRAEAHALMRRIMAGDLTPVQTAGVLMALRTRGETPEEIAGFAAGMREAAVRVETRRQPLLDIVGTGGVAPEAFNISTTTCFVVAAGGVAVAKHGNRAASSKSGSFDLIEALGIRIDIPAEKVAEAIETVGLGFLFARNHHPAMRYVAPVRAELGVRTVFNLLGPLTNPAFASLNLVGVSSPALVEPFAQVLRDLGSSRALVVHGQMARGEGLEAIDELALGDNLVAELRDGQIRTYRLQPEEVGLEPAPYAAIGGGTAAENAAEARAILSGQQRGPKRDAVALNAGAAFYLAGRVEGVAEGVRLAQQLLDEGAGLAVLERLVHFTQA from the coding sequence GTGGACGAACTCAAGAAAGCCCTTCTGGCCGAGCCTTTATCCAGGGCTGAGGCCCATGCCCTGATGCGCCGGATTATGGCCGGCGATCTGACCCCGGTGCAGACCGCCGGGGTGCTGATGGCCCTGCGCACCCGGGGCGAGACCCCCGAGGAGATCGCTGGTTTTGCAGCCGGTATGCGCGAGGCCGCGGTGCGGGTGGAGACCCGCCGCCAGCCCCTGCTGGACATCGTGGGCACCGGGGGGGTGGCCCCGGAGGCCTTCAACATCTCCACCACCACCTGCTTTGTGGTGGCCGCGGGCGGGGTGGCGGTGGCCAAGCACGGCAACCGGGCGGCCTCTTCCAAGTCGGGCTCCTTCGACCTGATCGAGGCGCTGGGTATCCGGATCGACATCCCCGCTGAAAAGGTGGCTGAGGCCATCGAGACGGTGGGCCTGGGCTTTTTGTTCGCCCGCAACCACCACCCGGCCATGCGCTATGTGGCCCCGGTGCGGGCCGAGCTGGGGGTGCGCACCGTCTTCAACCTGCTGGGCCCCCTCACCAACCCTGCCTTTGCCAGCCTGAACCTGGTGGGGGTGAGCAGCCCGGCCCTGGTGGAGCCATTTGCCCAGGTGTTGCGCGACCTGGGCAGCAGCCGGGCGCTGGTGGTGCACGGCCAGATGGCGCGTGGGGAGGGCCTCGAGGCCATCGACGAGCTGGCCCTGGGCGACAACCTGGTGGCCGAGCTTAGGGACGGCCAGATCCGCACCTACCGCCTCCAGCCTGAAGAGGTGGGCCTGGAGCCTGCCCCCTACGCGGCGATTGGCGGGGGAACCGCCGCCGAGAACGCGGCGGAGGCGCGGGCCATTCTAAGCGGCCAGCAGCGGGGGCCCAAGCGCGATGCGGTGGCGCTGAACGCGGGAGCGGCCTTTTACCTGGCGGGCCGGGTGGAGGGGGTGGCCGAGGGGGTGCGGCTGGCCCAGCAACTCCTGGACGAAGGGGCCGGGCTGGCGGTGCTCGAGCGCCTGGTTCACTTTACCCAGGCATGA
- a CDS encoding glycosyltransferase family 2 protein has protein sequence MSAPLVYILIVNYNAWPDTLACLRALEGLRYPNYRVLVLDNASQNDGVARLRAAFPHLELVELGRNLGFAGGNNAGIRRALAAGADYVWLLNPDTLPEAGALAAMVERAEQDTRIGAVGAVLYEMDNPQQVQAWGGGQVVLPWGLIRLLTHPRQAGRLNYISGASLLIRRAALERVGLLDEGFFMYGEDCDYGLRLTRAGFRLAVAEGARVLHKGGSSWSGSLRSDEYFAAYNVRLFRKHAPWPLLAVAGYGLFWLLEYSLRGRFDKVGALGRGLWRGWRLPSV, from the coding sequence ATGAGCGCGCCCCTGGTGTACATCCTGATCGTCAACTACAACGCCTGGCCTGACACCCTGGCCTGTTTGCGGGCGCTGGAGGGGCTCCGTTACCCCAACTACCGGGTGCTGGTGCTGGACAACGCCTCCCAGAACGACGGGGTGGCCCGGCTGCGCGCGGCCTTTCCGCACCTCGAGTTGGTGGAGCTGGGGCGCAACCTGGGTTTTGCCGGGGGTAACAACGCCGGCATCCGCCGGGCCCTGGCCGCGGGGGCCGACTACGTCTGGCTGCTCAACCCCGACACCCTGCCCGAGGCGGGTGCGCTCGCCGCCATGGTGGAGCGGGCCGAGCAGGACACCCGGATTGGGGCGGTGGGCGCGGTGCTCTACGAGATGGACAACCCCCAGCAAGTACAGGCCTGGGGCGGGGGCCAGGTGGTGCTCCCCTGGGGCCTGATCCGCCTGCTAACCCATCCGCGCCAGGCCGGGCGTTTGAACTACATCAGCGGGGCCAGCCTGCTCATCCGCCGGGCCGCCCTGGAACGGGTGGGCCTGCTGGACGAGGGGTTTTTCATGTACGGCGAGGACTGCGACTACGGCCTGCGCCTGACCCGCGCGGGGTTCCGGCTGGCGGTGGCCGAGGGGGCGCGGGTGCTGCACAAAGGGGGCAGTTCCTGGTCGGGCAGCCTGCGCTCCGACGAATACTTTGCTGCCTACAACGTCCGGCTCTTTCGCAAGCACGCCCCCTGGCCCCTGCTGGCGGTGGCCGGGTATGGCCTGTTCTGGCTGCTGGAGTACAGCCTGCGGGGCCGCTTCGACAAGGTGGGGGCCCTCGGGCGGGGCCTCTGGCGGGGTTGGCGCCTGCCGAGTGTGTAA
- a CDS encoding DNA topoisomerase subunit B, with protein MSTDLTTSYDASAIKVLKGLEGVRHRPAMYIGGTQADGYHHLFKEILDNAVDEALAGFATEIVTTLHPDGSITVEDNGRGIPVDIMPEEQKPAVEVIYTVLHAGGKFEEGAYKVSGGLHGVGASVVNALSEFTRVEVFRDGKHHLIEFSRGEVTRPLQVVGEAPKGKRGTRVTFLPDPQIFGSEQKFEASRLRVRLREVSFLVAGLKLVFKDEIHQKEEVFFDKGGVASFAKFRADGEELLYDKPVLLQGQVEAVGVEVGLVHTKGYSADLVSFANMIPTVDGGTHVSGFKTAYTRAINTYAKKAGLVKDLEPTGDDLLEGLSCVISVKIPQPQFEGQTKGKLLNPEAGTAVSRVVYEKFSEYLEENPRIAKMIYEKAQRAAQAREAARKARELVRRANPLESDDLPGKLADCQSEDPAEAELFIVEGDSAGGSAKSGRDRRFQAILPLRGKILNVEKAGLNKALKNAEVRAMVAAIGAGIGGKDNEEAHFNIEDLRYHKIIIMTDADVDGSHIRTLLLTFFYRYMRPIIERGYLYVAQPPLYGLRVGKSKQMEYIFDDEALKKALANIGDKPYEIQRFKGLGEMNAEQLWETTMDPARRVLKKVDMKDASYAAQIFDDLMGSDVQPRREFIEENARFARIEV; from the coding sequence GTGAGCACTGACCTTACCACCAGCTACGATGCATCCGCAATTAAGGTTTTGAAAGGCCTGGAAGGGGTTCGCCACCGTCCGGCCATGTACATTGGCGGTACTCAGGCCGATGGCTACCATCACCTGTTCAAAGAAATTCTCGATAACGCGGTGGACGAGGCCCTGGCTGGTTTTGCTACCGAGATTGTTACCACCCTGCACCCCGATGGCTCCATCACCGTGGAAGATAACGGGCGTGGAATTCCGGTGGATATCATGCCTGAAGAGCAAAAGCCCGCGGTGGAGGTGATCTACACCGTGCTGCACGCGGGGGGTAAGTTCGAAGAAGGGGCCTATAAAGTCTCGGGCGGCCTGCACGGGGTGGGGGCCAGCGTGGTGAACGCCCTGTCTGAATTTACCCGCGTGGAGGTCTTCCGCGATGGCAAGCACCACCTGATCGAGTTCAGCCGAGGGGAGGTGACCAGGCCCCTACAGGTGGTGGGGGAGGCCCCCAAAGGCAAGCGCGGCACCCGCGTGACCTTCCTGCCCGACCCCCAGATTTTCGGCAGCGAGCAAAAGTTTGAGGCCAGCCGCCTGCGGGTGCGCCTGCGCGAGGTCTCCTTCCTGGTGGCGGGTCTCAAGCTGGTCTTTAAGGACGAGATTCATCAAAAAGAAGAGGTTTTCTTCGATAAAGGCGGGGTGGCCTCCTTCGCCAAATTCCGCGCCGACGGCGAGGAGCTGCTCTACGATAAACCGGTGCTCTTGCAGGGCCAGGTGGAGGCGGTGGGGGTGGAGGTGGGCCTGGTGCACACCAAGGGCTACAGCGCCGACCTGGTGAGCTTTGCCAACATGATTCCAACCGTGGATGGGGGCACCCATGTCTCAGGCTTCAAGACCGCCTACACCCGCGCCATCAACACCTACGCCAAGAAAGCCGGCCTGGTCAAAGACCTGGAGCCCACCGGCGACGACCTGCTGGAGGGCCTGTCCTGCGTGATCTCGGTCAAGATCCCCCAGCCCCAATTTGAGGGCCAGACCAAGGGCAAGCTTCTGAACCCCGAGGCCGGTACCGCTGTAAGCAGGGTGGTGTACGAGAAGTTTTCCGAGTACCTCGAGGAAAACCCCCGCATTGCCAAGATGATCTACGAAAAGGCCCAGCGGGCGGCCCAGGCCCGTGAGGCGGCCCGCAAGGCCCGCGAGCTGGTGCGCCGGGCCAACCCCCTCGAGTCCGACGACCTGCCCGGCAAGCTGGCCGACTGCCAGTCGGAAGACCCCGCCGAGGCCGAACTCTTCATCGTGGAAGGGGATAGCGCGGGCGGCAGCGCCAAGAGCGGACGCGACCGCCGCTTCCAGGCCATCCTGCCTTTGCGCGGCAAAATTCTCAACGTCGAGAAGGCCGGCCTGAACAAAGCCCTCAAGAACGCCGAGGTGCGGGCCATGGTGGCGGCCATCGGGGCGGGCATTGGCGGCAAGGACAACGAAGAGGCCCACTTCAACATCGAAGACCTGCGCTACCACAAGATCATCATCATGACCGACGCCGACGTGGACGGCTCGCACATCCGCACCCTGCTGCTCACCTTCTTCTACCGCTACATGCGCCCCATCATCGAGCGGGGCTACCTGTACGTGGCCCAGCCCCCCCTGTACGGCTTGCGGGTGGGCAAGAGCAAGCAGATGGAGTACATTTTCGACGACGAAGCCCTCAAGAAAGCCCTGGCCAACATCGGCGACAAGCCCTACGAGATCCAGCGCTTCAAGGGCCTGGGCGAGATGAACGCCGAGCAGCTCTGGGAGACCACCATGGACCCCGCAAGGCGGGTTTTGAAAAAGGTGGATATGAAAGACGCCTCTTACGCCGCCCAGATTTTCGACGACCTGATGGGCTCCGACGTGCAGCCCCGCCGGGAGTTCATCGAGGAGAACGCCCGCTTCGCGCGGATTGAAGTTTAG
- a CDS encoding lipid-A-disaccharide synthase-related protein, translating into MKQILLISNGHGEDIIGATLGGALQALGYALQAVPLVGQGQAYRRAGIPTLGPCRELPSGGFALQGAAALWADLRAGWFSMSRAQYQAVQAAARGAQATLAVGDVYALGVGVVFGGRPLFLMQCRSSLRVGGRPYSVTERLLMRQAVRVYPREPEGAAWLRARGLPQACYLGNPMLDALDEGSLELPPPYLLLLPGSRQDAYWSLPVMLEACRRLRDTALTPVVAWAGLPLDRLELKDYRLEATGRSEGVTHRLSHPDGTVVYLAQRAFGAALRGSRLALSTSGTAAEQAAGYGVPLVGFPTPGPQYTPGFAQTQKRLLGDALMLTEPSPEAVVRGVRAFLSSETLLERARAAGKAAMGEPGAAARIALDLHQHLHQHLQATGLEPERSRSR; encoded by the coding sequence ATGAAACAGATACTGCTGATATCCAACGGGCACGGCGAGGACATCATCGGAGCTACCCTGGGCGGGGCCTTGCAGGCGCTGGGCTACGCGCTGCAGGCGGTGCCGCTGGTGGGCCAGGGCCAGGCCTACCGGCGGGCCGGTATCCCCACGCTGGGGCCCTGTCGGGAGCTGCCCTCGGGGGGGTTTGCCCTGCAAGGTGCGGCGGCGCTCTGGGCCGATCTCCGGGCTGGCTGGTTTTCCATGAGCCGGGCCCAGTACCAGGCGGTGCAGGCGGCGGCCCGGGGGGCCCAGGCTACGCTGGCGGTGGGGGATGTGTACGCCCTGGGGGTGGGGGTGGTGTTTGGGGGCCGCCCGCTGTTTTTGATGCAGTGCCGCTCCTCGCTGCGGGTGGGGGGGCGCCCCTACAGCGTGACCGAGCGCCTGCTGATGCGCCAGGCGGTCAGGGTGTATCCCCGCGAGCCGGAAGGGGCGGCCTGGCTGCGGGCTCGAGGCCTTCCCCAGGCCTGCTACCTGGGCAACCCCATGCTGGATGCCCTGGACGAGGGGTCGCTCGAGCTTCCCCCACCGTATCTGCTGCTGCTGCCGGGCTCGCGCCAGGACGCCTACTGGAGCCTGCCGGTCATGCTCGAGGCCTGCCGCCGGCTGCGCGATACCGCCCTAACGCCCGTGGTGGCCTGGGCGGGCCTGCCCCTGGACAGGCTGGAGCTGAAAGACTACCGGCTCGAGGCCACCGGTCGGAGCGAGGGCGTCACCCACCGGCTCAGCCACCCCGATGGAACTGTGGTGTACCTGGCGCAGCGGGCCTTCGGTGCGGCCTTGCGGGGCTCGAGGCTGGCCCTCTCCACCAGCGGAACGGCGGCTGAGCAGGCTGCGGGCTACGGGGTGCCGCTGGTGGGCTTCCCAACGCCGGGGCCGCAGTACACCCCTGGGTTCGCCCAGACGCAAAAACGCTTGCTGGGGGACGCCTTAATGCTCACCGAGCCCAGCCCCGAGGCCGTAGTGCGGGGTGTGCGGGCCTTCCTTTCCTCCGAAACCCTGCTGGAGCGGGCTCGAGCAGCCGGGAAAGCCGCCATGGGCGAGCCCGGCGCCGCCGCGCGGATTGCCCTGGATCTGCACCAGCACCTGCACCAGCACCTGCAGGCTACTGGGTTGGAACCCGAGCGATCCCGGTCTCGATAA